AAGGAGGTCAAGAATGAAGAAAAAGATATTATTGTTGTTTTTAGGGTTTCTGGTGATGGCTAGATTTGGGTTTTCCCAGGAACCAACTATTACAAAAGGGCTATTCTGGTTAAACACCAACCAGAATCCAGATGGAACTTGGGGAAATCCAGATTACGCACCCTTGATTGATACCTGTGCAGTCTCTGACACCTTCCATTACCTTGGCACAGCCAACCCTAAAGCCATCCAATGGATTACAGAGCAGCCCGGAGAGAATACAGACCATCTCTCAAGGAAGATTTTATCTTTAGCATTAGCTGGCTCTGATACAACAGCCCTTATTGGCACATTAACATTATCCCAGAATGAAGATGGGGGTTGGGGAATAGCCCTTGGCTATGAAAGCGATTGTTTGGATACCCTCCTTTCCCTCTTTGCCCTCAAATCAGCCAACTATTCTGATACCACAATTATTGAATCTGCCCTCTGGTATCTTATATCAAATCAGAACGAAGATGGAGGATTTGGATTTGATGAAAGCAATGTATATCTCACATCCCTTGTCTTACTTACCCTAAACCAATACAGGAGAGAATATTATCTTGAAGAGGCAATTACAAAGGCATCAGATTGGCTGATCACCCAAAATCCAGAAACCCTGTGGGAAAAAGCCCTTGCCTATTCAGCAATTGCGGATTTTGGATTGCAGATTGCGGATTTAGAATATATTTTGAACAACCAACAACCCAATGGCTCCTGGGATAATGACCCATTTACCACAGCCTTATGCTTAAGGGCAATCAAGGATGCAGCACCAGACTTAATTGTTTCAGAAATCCTCTTTGACCCCCAAGTTCCCTTAGAGGGAGAAACAACCACAATTACTGCCATTATTGAGAATATTGGAGGAAGC
This genomic interval from bacterium contains the following:
- a CDS encoding CARDB domain-containing protein, with product MKKKILLLFLGFLVMARFGFSQEPTITKGLFWLNTNQNPDGTWGNPDYAPLIDTCAVSDTFHYLGTANPKAIQWITEQPGENTDHLSRKILSLALAGSDTTALIGTLTLSQNEDGGWGIALGYESDCLDTLLSLFALKSANYSDTTIIESALWYLISNQNEDGGFGFDESNVYLTSLVLLTLNQYRREYYLEEAITKASDWLITQNPETLWEKALAYSAIADFGLQIADLEYILNNQQPNGSWDNDPFTTALCLRAIKDAAPDLIVSEILFDPQVPLEGETTTITAIIENIGGSISGTTTIAFSFQPEALSLKPLSPDSTSTITIIATFTSGTHKITAELDPNNLINEKNETNNTKTTNLTVRTLADLTGYITFSKDNPNVDEGVIIMANIMNIGETEAENIEIELLEDNHINQGIT